In Terriglobus aquaticus, the genomic window GCTGTCGTGCCGGATCTCGTCAGTCTTGCTGGAATCGATCCGCGTGATGAACCACAGCGTGCCGTCAAAGGGCCGGTCCGGGTTCGCCATCGGCCGCGCACGCAACGAGCCATCTTCCGTCACAGTGGTCAGCATCGCGATGTGAACATCGTGGATCAGCTCACGGATCTTCTCAATACCTTCCGCACCCGAGTAATTCTTCTCTGCCATCGTTCTCCTCGTCCCCAGGAGGTTGGATGCGGTGACGGCGACGATGGTCCCCGGTTCAACCGATCACTGTGTTCGGTTCGAACGTTAGCGCTTACGTTGCCGGGAACGCCGAATTGCGCCGGCTCCCGCCGCCAGCAATACATCTTTCAGTGCTTGCCAATCGTTCTCTCGTGCGCTTAGTATCCGACTCGCATCCGGTTCAGCCGCTTTTAATGGGAGAGCCAGGCTGCCTGTTTTGAGTTAGTTGCGTTTACCTCAAAGCGGTGCGACACCGCCTGAACGGAGCCCAACCCAGATGTCCTGGTACGCATATTGCATCGCGGAGAGAAGCGCTTTCCCCGAACTCCTCCGCCACCGCCGCCCCATGCCCCTTGAGCGCGTCTCGGGCCTCTTTGGCAATCAGATTTTCCTCTTCCCCGCCAGCGACTTGGCCATTGTCGTCTCCGAGCACAACCTGGAGGACGACACCCGCGTAGCTACGCCCGACAATCCTGACAAGCCGCAGCGCGACCACGCCCGTGTCATTGCCGCGACCTTCAAGCATTCGCCGGTTCTGCCCTTCCGCTTCGGTACCAGCTTCCAGGATGATGATGCCCTGCGCCGAGCCGTCCGGTCCAATCACCGTCACTTCACCGACACGCTTGAGCGACTCCGCGGCAAAGCTGAGATGCATCTGAAGGTGCTCGTCGACGACAACTGCGCCGCCAGCAAGCCCGGCCTGCGCCAGCCCACCTCGACCGGTAAGGAATACCTCTCCAACCTGCGCGAAACCGCGTCAGCGCAACGTGAACGCCAGTCCCGCGCCCGTGCCCTCCAGGTGCAGATGCACCGCATGTTCCTTCCCATTGAGGAAGAAGTCACCTGCAAACGTGCCGGCGAAGGCAAGATGCTGCTCGACATCGCGCATCTGATCGACTCCAAGTGCGTGGAGCGCTACCAAAACAAGTACTCCACCGCGACCAACGAACTGAAGGGCTGCCAGATGCAGCTCTCCGGTCCGTGGCCGCCCTACCACTTCGTCCACCGCAATCACGCCCACGCGTAGAAGAGTCCTGCACGGTAGCAGCAAGGCCCGCCGCCATGGCGGGCCTTGCTCATTGAAATTCCTCAATCGTGCCTTCGGGACGAAATCTACAGCCCCGGTCCGACAACGCCGCGGCGGCTCAAGACCTTCGCCGCCCGCGCGTTCTTCGCCGTCTGATCCACCTTGCTCCAGAACGCCGCGAAGTAGTCCACGGCACTGATGATCGACACAACCGTCATCCAGTAGATTGCCGCGACCGCGATCCAGTGGACCGGCAGCATGAACCAGCCCGGCCCATTGCCGCCCATTAGGTTCGACCCCGGCCCAAACGTCCACTCCGTGTAGCCGCGATCGAAGATGCAGGCCACCACGCTGACAATCTGGATCACCGTCTTCAGCTTGCCAATGTCGCTCGCGTCGATGGTGAAGCCCTCGTTGGCCGCGATGGACCGCAACCCACTCACCAGGAACTCGCGACCGATCACGATCACGGCGATCCATGGCTTCACCACGGCGGGGTCAAACGCGACCAGCACCACATATGCCGAGCAGACCAGCAGCTTGTCGGCCAGTGGATCGAGCAGCATGCCCATGGTTGTGATCTGCCCACGCCTGCGCGCCAGGTAGCCATCCAATCCGTCCGTCACACTTGCCGCGATAAACAGCAGCGACGCCACCCATTCCTGGGCATGGCCATGCAGCGGCGAACTCGCCGACAGCAGCCAGATCAGCAGCGGTACCACCGCGATCCGGCTCAGCGTCATGGAATTGGGAAGATTCACGCCACCGCACCCCTCCGCGAGCTCACAGCACCGGCAGGTGCCCTCATTCTGTCACACCCTCCGCCGTGTGGAATATCTTTACCGCGCCCGTGTTGACATCGATGCTCCACGGTTCAGGCTTAGGCAGCATCATGGCACCATTGCGCACCTGCAATGGCATCCACAGATAGCGCGAGTCCCACAGTGCCTGCGGCTTCCAGATGTCCCCAATGAAGATCACAGCGTCCGGGCGGCCATCGCGGCCAGCCACCTTCAGCAGCTCCGCGCTCTGGCCGCCATACGTGTTCATCTCTGGCGGAGCAAGATTCTGAAACGTCGACCACGGCCCTGCCAGTGACTTCGCCGTCGCGTACACATCCGGGTTCGGCTTCCAACCCGTCATGTGCGACCCGATGCAGAAGTACAGGCCGCCCGTCCGCACCACGGCCCCACCCTCCAACGGCGCCGGCACAAACGCCGTCTTCTCGACAACTTCCAGAGCATCCGCGCTCAGCTTCGCGATGAAGAAGCCCTTGGTCGGCCGAGCTTCAAAGATCAGGTAGTTCGTGCCATCGTCGTCCACAAACTGGCCGATGTCCCGGCTTTCCTCGCCCAGCGGCCGAAAATGCTTCACTAGCGTGTACGGCCCTTCCATCCGGTCGGCAACCGCGACGCCGACCTCCGCAGCCTTGTAGGCCGCGTCCAGATGCACATACATCACGTAACGGTGCTTCGATCCGGGTGCCGCGACAAAGACCTTGGGCCGTTCCAGTTGCCAGTCCGTCCCATACTGCGCGACGTACTCCGCAGGCTCACCCATCTCCAGCGCGCGTCCCCGGTCCTCCCAGGTCATCAGGTCTCTGGAGCGATACACGTGCACCGCCCGTCGCTCCTTAGGTAGGTCCTGCGACCGGTCTTCACCAAACCAGTACCAGTACGCACCCTCCGGCGTCACGCCGCCGCCATGCGCCTGGATGACCTTGCCACTGGTGTCGCGCCACACGGCGCCCGGCACAACGCGCTGCGCCACAGCGCTCGTTGCGGTCAGTGAGAGTAAAGCAAATCCGACCAAGTGCCGACGCATCGCTACCCCCCTCTCTCAACGTAAACCGGCGACGCACTGCGCCGCCGGTCGCTGCGCCCGTGCGGACAGCTACGCGTAGATACCGCGCTGCTTCGTCGTATACGCGACACGATCAATCGCCAGCATATAGCTCGCGATGCGATTGTTCACCTCGTGCGACTCCGCATAGCGAATCACATCGGTGAAGCTCGCCATCATGATGCGGTCCAGACGATCGTTCACCTCGTCTTCGGTCCAGAAATACCCCATGCGGTCCTGCACCCATTCGAAGTAACTGGCCGTCACCCCGCCCGCATTCGCCAGGATGTCCGGCACGACGAACACGCCATTGCTTGCCAGGATCTCGTCTGCTGCGGGCGTGGTCGGCCCGTTCGCGCCTTCGCACACAATCTTTGCGCGAACCCTTCCTGCGTTGCGGCTGGTCAAGACGTTTTCCGTCGCGGCCGGGATCAGGATCTCGCATTCGCTGGTGATCAGGTCGGCGGAGTCCGCCGCCTCGGCTCCCGCAAAGCCGTGAATCGTCCCTGCCTTGCGACGATGCTCCAGCAGCGCCGGGATGTTGATGCTCACCGAGTTGTAGAGACCGCCATCCCATTCGGCGATCCCGACCACGCGGTAGCCCTTTTCCTGCAGCAGCAGAGCCGCATTCGACCCCACGTTGCCGAAGCCCTGCACGATCACGCGGCAGTCACCGGGCAGCATGCCCAGGTAGCGAAGACTTTGATCGCAGGCCACGCTCACGCCGCGGCCCGTTGCAGCAGTGCGCCCGCGCGATCCGCCAATGTTCACCGGTTTGCCGGTTACTACACTGGTCACCGTCTGCCGCATGTGCATGGAGTAAGTGTCCATGATCCACGCCATGGTCTGTTCGTTGGTGTTCATGTCCGGCGCCGGAACGTCCTTCTCCGGCCCAATAAACTCGACCAGTTCGCTGGTGTAGCGCCGGGTCAGCCGCTCCAGCTCGCCCTGGCTCATGCGCTTCGGATCACAGATGACGCCGCCCTTGGCTCCGCCAAACGGAATGTTCACGACGGCGCACTTCCAGGTCATCCAGCTTGCCAAGGCCCGCACCTCGTCCAGGCTCACGTCGGGCGCATAGCGAATGCCGCCCTTGGCCGGCCCGCGCGCCACCGAGTGCTGCACACGATAACCGGTGAACACCTCCACCTTGCCGTCGTCCATCAACACCGGGAAGTGCACAATGATTTCGCGGGAAGGCTGCCGCAGCATCTTCCAGATTCCCTCGTCCAGCCCCAGCTTCTGCGCGGCAAAGTCGAAGCGCGCCGCCTGTGCCTCCCAGGGATTCAACTCCTTGCTCATCGCGGCGCTTGCCGCCGCGCCCGCTGCTTCCGGGTTTTGCGATTCTTCTGCCTTCAACTCCAGTTCTGCTACTGCCATACCAAGACGCCTATACCTTTCTTCCGGTGCACCGCCACAGGCCGCGCACCTCTCATCTGACGCGGTGGGCAGGTCTCGCGACGCCAATGTCGTCAACGGACATGTGCAGACGAGGAGACGCTCCAACGGACAAACTTTGCGAAGATACGCCCTGCTGTAGTGGATTGGCAACACGCGGGAGCGCTCCGCTGCTGCCTGCGGAGGTTCGTTTTGGCACGCGATTCCGCGCTACTCGGCCGTCGGCAAAAACATGCTGAATACTGTGCCGTGCATGACCGGGTGCTGCGTGGAACGCACCCACAAATGGCCCTGATGCCGCTCCACAATACCTTTCGAGATCCAGAGCCCCAGGCCGTTCCCGTTCAGACCTTTGGTCGTGTAGAACGGCTCAAAGATCCGACTGGCCGTATCCCGAGACATGCCATGCCCCGTATCTGCCACGGCAATCCGCACGCCCGGGGTGTCGGATCGCAGGTCGAAGGCGTCGTGCGCCCGCAACAACAGCCGTCCCCCGGTCCGCATGGCGTCGATCGCGTTGGCGATCAAGTTGTTCAACACCTGCCGGATGTCGTTCTCAAAGCAGAAGACCTTGCGCGCCGTACTGTAGCTCGCCTCCACGTGAATGCCGCTGTTGACCAGCCGGCCGGCGTACAGGTTCAGCACCGGATCGATCAACTGCGCTGCCGTGACCGCCGTGGGGTTATCGGCCTGCCGATGGAAGCGCAGAGTCTGCGTCGCAATCTGCGACACGCGGCACAGTTCATCCTGCGCCAGCCGCAGGTAGCTCTGGGTCGTCTCGTTCAGGTTTTCATCCGACAGCGACAGGTAGAGCAGGTTCGTCACTGCCTCAAGCGGGTTGTTGATCTCATGCGAGATGGACGACGCCAGTCGCCCCACCGCTGCCAGCTTTTCGCTCTGTACCAGAGCCGCCTCGGCCTTCCACAACTGCGTGATCTCCAGCACCGCCGCGCTGATGGCTCGCACCGAGCCGTCTTCGGCAAACACCGGCGAGTAGTTCACGTTGAACGATCGCTTCTCGCCCGGCCGAGCGTGAAACTCGGTGGTAAACGTCAGGTCGCGCACGGTCTCGCCCTGGGCCACCCTG contains:
- a CDS encoding GvpL/GvpF family gas vesicle protein — protein: MSWYAYCIAERSAFPELLRHRRPMPLERVSGLFGNQIFLFPASDLAIVVSEHNLEDDTRVATPDNPDKPQRDHARVIAATFKHSPVLPFRFGTSFQDDDALRRAVRSNHRHFTDTLERLRGKAEMHLKVLVDDNCAASKPGLRQPTSTGKEYLSNLRETASAQRERQSRARALQVQMHRMFLPIEEEVTCKRAGEGKMLLDIAHLIDSKCVERYQNKYSTATNELKGCQMQLSGPWPPYHFVHRNHAHA
- the pgsA gene encoding CDP-diacylglycerol--glycerol-3-phosphate 3-phosphatidyltransferase; its protein translation is MNLPNSMTLSRIAVVPLLIWLLSASSPLHGHAQEWVASLLFIAASVTDGLDGYLARRRGQITTMGMLLDPLADKLLVCSAYVVLVAFDPAVVKPWIAVIVIGREFLVSGLRSIAANEGFTIDASDIGKLKTVIQIVSVVACIFDRGYTEWTFGPGSNLMGGNGPGWFMLPVHWIAVAAIYWMTVVSIISAVDYFAAFWSKVDQTAKNARAAKVLSRRGVVGPGL
- a CDS encoding family 43 glycosylhydrolase, with the translated sequence MRRHLVGFALLSLTATSAVAQRVVPGAVWRDTSGKVIQAHGGGVTPEGAYWYWFGEDRSQDLPKERRAVHVYRSRDLMTWEDRGRALEMGEPAEYVAQYGTDWQLERPKVFVAAPGSKHRYVMYVHLDAAYKAAEVGVAVADRMEGPYTLVKHFRPLGEESRDIGQFVDDDGTNYLIFEARPTKGFFIAKLSADALEVVEKTAFVPAPLEGGAVVRTGGLYFCIGSHMTGWKPNPDVYATAKSLAGPWSTFQNLAPPEMNTYGGQSAELLKVAGRDGRPDAVIFIGDIWKPQALWDSRYLWMPLQVRNGAMMLPKPEPWSIDVNTGAVKIFHTAEGVTE
- a CDS encoding Glu/Leu/Phe/Val family dehydrogenase, producing MSKELNPWEAQAARFDFAAQKLGLDEGIWKMLRQPSREIIVHFPVLMDDGKVEVFTGYRVQHSVARGPAKGGIRYAPDVSLDEVRALASWMTWKCAVVNIPFGGAKGGVICDPKRMSQGELERLTRRYTSELVEFIGPEKDVPAPDMNTNEQTMAWIMDTYSMHMRQTVTSVVTGKPVNIGGSRGRTAATGRGVSVACDQSLRYLGMLPGDCRVIVQGFGNVGSNAALLLQEKGYRVVGIAEWDGGLYNSVSINIPALLEHRRKAGTIHGFAGAEAADSADLITSECEILIPAATENVLTSRNAGRVRAKIVCEGANGPTTPAADEILASNGVFVVPDILANAGGVTASYFEWVQDRMGYFWTEDEVNDRLDRIMMASFTDVIRYAESHEVNNRIASYMLAIDRVAYTTKQRGIYA